In Micropterus dolomieu isolate WLL.071019.BEF.003 ecotype Adirondacks linkage group LG17, ASM2129224v1, whole genome shotgun sequence, one genomic interval encodes:
- the LOC123986124 gene encoding extracellular calcium-sensing receptor-like — translation MASGSLGFAVQKANISGLADFLIKDFWETEFRCKETNRYSMTETSNCKENQDLIELKDYNDDVEELRYTSNIYKAIYAVAHSLHSILKCSKSQGCDKTVNITHWQVLESLKQVNFTIKNGDQVWFDSTGAAVARYEVVNWQHGSDGSVQFKPVGYYDASLPTGQKFVLKTEAIMWPNGQTELPVSVCSESCRPGTYKVLQKGKPVCCYDCTPCAEGEISNRTDSNDCKKCPDEYWSNQNRDACVLKNVEFLYFTEAMGIIFVFFTLFGVLLTLIVATIFFINKDTPLVKANNSELSFLLLFSLTLCFLCSLTFIGQPSEWSCMLRHTAFGITFVLCISCVLGKTIVVLMAFNATLPDSNVMKWLGPTQQRLSVVAFTLVQVLICILWLRISPPYPFKNMKHYKEKIILECNVGSDVGFWAVLGYIGLLAVLCFVLAFLARKLPDNFNEAKFITFSMLMFCAVWITFIPAYFSSPGKFTVAVEIFAMLASSYGLLICIFAPKCFIIVHKPELNTKKYLMGKTQSD, via the exons atggcTTCTG GTTCGCTGGGTTTTGCTGTGCAAAAGGCCAATATCAGCGGCCTGGCTGATTTTTTAATCAAAGATTTCTGGGAGACAGAGTTTAGGTGCAAGGAGACAAACAGATACTCCATGACAGAAACATCAAATTGCAAAGAAAACCAGGATCTAATTGAGCTTAAAGATTATAATGATGATGTGGAAGAGCTGAGATACACCAGTAACATCTACAAAGCCATCTATGCTGTGGCCCATTCTCTGCATAGCATCTTAAAGTGCTCCAAAAGCCAGGGGTGTGACAAGACTGTAAACATTACTCACTGGCAG GTGTTGGAGTCTTTGAAGCAGGTGAATTTCACCATTAAGAATGGGGACCAGGTGTGGTTTGACAGCACTGGAGCAGCAGTGGCTCGGTATGAGGTTGTGAACTGGCAGCATGGATCAGATGGCTCAGTCCAGTTTAAACCTGTCGGCTACTATGATGCCTCCCTACCTACTGGACAGAAGTTTGTCCTCAAGACTGAAGCCATAATGTGGCCTAATGGACAGACAGAG ttGCCTGTGTCAGTGTGCAGTGAGAGCTGTCGTCCAGGAACTTATAAAGTCCTTCAGAAAGGAAAGCCAGTCTGCTGCTATGACTGTACACCGTGTGCAGAAGGAGAAATCAGCAACAGGACAG ATTCTAATGACTGCAAAAAGTGTCCTGACGAGTATTGGTCCAATCAAAACAGAGATGCATGTGTACTGAAAAATGTCGAGTTCCTCTACTTCACTGAGGCAATGGgtataatatttgtatttttcactttgtttggtGTGCTCCTTACTTTAATTGTGGCCACTATATTCTTTATCAATAAGGACACTCCTTTGGTGAAGGCCAACAACTCTGAACTGAGCTTCCTGCTGCTCTTCTCCTTGactttgtgtttcctgtgttctCTGACCTTTATAGGTCAGCCCTCTGAGTGGTCCTGCATGCTGCGACACACAGCATTCGGGATCACCTTTGTCCTCTGTATCTCTTGTGTTCTTGGGAAAACAATAGTGGTGTTAATGGCCTTTAATGCGACACTCCCAGACAGTAATGTGATGAAATGGTTGGGTCCCACACAGCAGAGGCTCAGTGTTGTGGCTTTTACCCTCGTACAAGTTTTAATTTGCATTCTTTGGCTGAGAATCAGCCCTCCCTATCCctttaaaaatatgaaacactATAAAGAGAAGATTATACTTGAGTGCAACGTTGGTTCAGATGTAGGGTTCTGGGCTGTGTTAGGATACATAGGACTTCTAGCTGTCCTTTGTTTTGTACTTGCTTTTTTGGCACGAAAGTTACCTGATAATTTCAATGAAGCTAAATTTATCACCTTcagcatgctgatgttttgtGCAGTCTGGATCACCTTTATCCCAGCATATTTTAGCTCTCCTGGGAAGTTCACTGTAGCTGTGGAGATATTTGCTATGTTAGCCTCCAGTTATGGGCTACTTATCTGTATATTTGcaccaaaatgttttattattgtacaCAAACCTGAACTGAACACAAAGAAATATCTGATGGGGAAAACACAATCTGATTAA
- the LOC123985920 gene encoding extracellular calcium-sensing receptor-like has product MIGGAFSIHSKITQPPLSFTEKPTRLTCSSVNLREFRFAQTMIFAIEEINKSEFLLPNVSIGYRIYDNCGSTLSSMRAVMALMNSNEWTEGKSCSGQSAVHAIIGESESSSTIVLSRTTGPFKIPVISHSATCECLSSRKEYPSFFRTIASDLYQSRALAQLVKHFGWTWVGTVNSDSDYGNNGMAIFLAAAQEEGVCVEYTEKFHRAEPEKIMKVVEVIRKSTAQVIVGFLAHVEMNNLLQQLSLHNITGRQFIGVEAWITADSLVTPTSFSVLGGSLGFAVQKANISGLADFLIKDFWETEFRCKETNRYSMTETSNCKENQDLIELKDYNDDVEELRYTSNIYKAIYAVAHSLHSILKCSKSQGCDKTVNITHWQVLESLKQVNFTIKNGDQVWFDSTGAAVARYEVVNWQHGSDGSVQFKPVGYYDASLPTGQKFVLKTEAIMWPNGQTELPVSVCSESCRPGTYKVLQKGKPVCCYDCTPCAEGEISNRTDSNDCKKCPDEYWSNQNRDACVLKNVEFLYFTEAMGIIFVFFTLFGVLLTLIVATIFFINKDTPLVKANNSELSFLLLFSLTLCFLCSLTFIGQPSEWSCMLRHTAFGITFVLCISCVLGKTIVVLMAFNATLPDSNVMKWLGPTQQRLSVVAFTLVQVLICILWLRISPPYPFKNMKHYKEKIILECNVGSDVGFWAVLGYIGLLAVLCFVLAFLARKLPDNFNEAKFITFSMLMFCAVWITFIPAYFSSPGKFTVAVEIFAMLASSYGLLICIFAPKCFIIVHKPELNTKKYLMGKTQSD; this is encoded by the exons TTCCAG TGTAAACCTCAGGGAATTTCGATTTGCCCAGACCATGATCTTTGCAATTGaggaaataaacaaaagtgAATTTCTTCTTCCTAATGTTTCTATTGGATACCGTATTTATGACAACTGTGGCTCAACATTGTCCTCAATGCGTGCGGTGATGGCCCTGATGAACAGTAATGAGTGGACCGAGGGAAAGAGCTGCTCTGGTCAATCAGCTGTTCATGCTATAATCGGGGAGTCTGAATCCTCTTCAACCATTGTGCTGTCACGCACTACTGGACCATTCAAAATACCAGTG ATAAGTCATTCAGCTACTTGTGAGTGTTTGAGCAGCAGGAAGGAGTATCCCTCTTTTTTTCGAACCATTGCCAGCGATCTTTACCAAAGCCGAGCCCTCGCCCAGCTGGTCAAGCACTTTGGCTGGACCTGGGTCGGGACAGTCAACAGTGACAGTGACTATGGCAACAACGGCATGGCCATCTTCCTTGCTGCAGCCCAGGAGGAAGGAGTGTGTGTTGAGTATACAGAGAAATTTCACAGGGCAGAGCCAGAAAAAATTATGAAAGTGGTAGAAGTGATCCGAAAGAGCACTGCCCAGGTCATTGTTGGTTTTCTGGCCCATGTAGAGATGAACAATCTTCTACAGCAGTTGAGTCTACACAACATCACTGGCCGGCAGTTTATTGGTGTGGAGGCCTGGATCACCGCTGACAGCCTTGTGACTCCCACCAGCTTTAGTGTGCTGGGAGGTTCGCTGGGTTTTGCTGTGCAAAAGGCCAATATCAGCGGCCTGGCTGATTTTTTAATCAAAGATTTCTGGGAGACAGAGTTTAGGTGCAAGGAGACAAACAGATACTCCATGACAGAAACATCAAATTGCAAAGAAAACCAGGATCTAATTGAGCTTAAAGATTATAATGATGATGTGGAAGAGCTGAGATACACCAGTAACATCTACAAAGCCATCTATGCTGTGGCCCATTCTCTGCATAGCATCTTAAAGTGCTCCAAAAGCCAGGGGTGTGACAAGACTGTAAACATTACTCACTGGCAG GTGTTGGAGTCTTTGAAGCAGGTGAATTTCACCATTAAGAATGGGGACCAGGTGTGGTTTGACAGCACTGGAGCAGCAGTGGCTCGGTATGAGGTTGTGAACTGGCAGCATGGATCAGATGGCTCAGTCCAGTTTAAACCTGTCGGCTACTATGATGCCTCCCTACCTACTGGACAGAAGTTTGTCCTCAAGACTGAAGCCATAATGTGGCCTAATGGACAGACAGAG ttGCCTGTGTCAGTGTGCAGTGAGAGCTGTCGTCCAGGAACTTATAAAGTCCTTCAGAAAGGAAAGCCAGTCTGCTGCTATGACTGTACACCGTGTGCAGAAGGAGAAATCAGCAACAGGACAG ATTCTAATGACTGCAAAAAGTGTCCTGACGAGTATTGGTCCAATCAAAACAGAGATGCATGTGTACTGAAAAATGTCGAGTTCCTCTACTTCACTGAGGCAATGGgtataatatttgtatttttcactttgtttggtGTGCTCCTTACTTTAATTGTGGCCACTATATTCTTTATCAATAAGGACACTCCTTTGGTGAAGGCCAACAACTCTGAACTGAGCTTCCTGCTGCTCTTCTCCTTGactttgtgtttcctgtgttctCTGACCTTTATAGGTCAGCCCTCTGAGTGGTCCTGCATGCTGCGACACACAGCATTCGGGATCACCTTTGTCCTCTGTATCTCTTGTGTTCTTGGGAAAACAATAGTGGTGTTAATGGCCTTTAATGCGACACTCCCAGACAGTAATGTGATGAAATGGTTGGGTCCCACACAGCAGAGGCTCAGTGTTGTGGCTTTTACCCTCGTACAAGTTTTAATTTGCATTCTTTGGCTGAGAATCAGCCCTCCCTATCCctttaaaaatatgaaacactATAAAGAGAAGATTATACTTGAGTGCAACGTTGGTTCAGATGTAGGGTTCTGGGCTGTGTTAGGATACATAGGACTTCTAGCTGTCCTTTGTTTTGTACTTGCTTTTTTGGCACGAAAGTTACCTGATAATTTCAATGAAGCTAAATTTATCACCTTcagcatgctgatgttttgtGCAGTCTGGATCACCTTTATCCCAGCATATTTTAGCTCTCCTGGGAAGTTCACTGTAGCTGTGGAGATATTTGCTATGTTAGCCTCCAGTTATGGGCTACTTATCTGTATATTTGcaccaaaatgttttattattgtacaCAAACCTGAACTGAACACAAAGAAATATCTGATGGGGAAAACACAATCTGATTAA